In Mobula birostris isolate sMobBir1 chromosome 2, sMobBir1.hap1, whole genome shotgun sequence, the genomic stretch cctcccacagacccctgaataaaggtgattgtgccattgctcctcctctcagtccagggcagatactcagcatggatgagacctattttactgttaataaaatcctttcagtatttactctacttccagtcttttggagtaattgatagtgcatcaaatGTTGTGACAACGACTATCAGTTTCCCCCAGCTGTAAAAATGGGTGACATATCTCTgtgccttgtgtgtgtgtgtgtgtgtgtgtgtgtgagagagagagagagaaaaaaagaaaaagaaaaaaaaaagaaatatttcAAGCTGTCGGGTAaaccagaccaaacatcagaaaggggaagaaatatgattaaggtgactttgactatggaatgattgttggtaccaaacagggtggtttgagtagatctcctgggattttcgtacacaacagtctctcaggtttagagaatagtgcaaaaacaaacaaaacatccaatgagcagcaactttgagggtGAAAAAgctttgttagtgagagaggtcagaggagaatggccagactggttcaagcagacaggaaggcaacagtaactcaaataaccacatgtcacaacagtggtggcagaagagcatctctgaacacacatcagTTTGCACcctgaagtgggtgggctacagagCGAAGACCATGAACCATGAGatactgaataaagtggccactgaatgtataactATTGCCAAATTTTGTCTGACAATGTTCCTGCCTTACTGTTTCAATataattaaaatatatttaaaaatacaaTTTCAATACAAATTGCTGCTATTAagtgttaaggctgatttatacttgcgtGTACTAGCTTGTGCTGTAGCCTAGCAAGTGGActacgctgttgtgagcatttatacttgtgcgttggtgtgtctgcgttgctctgcaattcacgcatgtcacgcatgcacacacacttgCCCATgcgaggcttcatggtcatggtagtctctctcggggtaaacaagtttaaagcaagtgtcttttttcataaaagcgatatgtgtcctccataatttcggaggtctgtaaagctttatggaaagcattgcagccagagctccttccctgcccttcagtcgcccaatgggaagctattgcagcgtaggaagaCATGCGATTCTACCAAGTGGATCAATCACAGTTGTTCCGGTCTGCATTGCCGCGACGcgtggttacattttgggagaggtgcacgtcaggctacggTGTAGAGATCCGCATAGACACTGCGTAAGGTTCGCGGCTATGCTGTACCTACAGCgtcgatttgacgcacaagtataaatcagccttcactCATTAATTAAGAATTGGAAAAGTGTAAGTAACACTGCACAACAaaggttttgcttcctgaatacttttgggtgtatcttatggattttgggctgcagaTCATGAAAACCTCCATGAAAGTTCTCTATCTCACACCATTATGTTGAACTGGCCCGTATTAGTCCACAATTCAAACAGATCATTagtgacaggcaattcgaagaacttctagtgggactgcaGAAAATCgcgtggaaggcattcaaggatgttgttgaaaattttcctgACAACTACAGatcaccaaactacatgcagctggttgacaacatgctgcAAGCATACAAGACCATGCAGTGcatcatgtcactaaagattcatttcctgtgttcccatttagacttcttccctgcgaATCTTAgcgctgtcagtgacaagcacggtgaaaggtttcaccgggACACTGTGACCGTGGAGAaatagtatcagggcaactggaatccatcagtgccagctggttattgttggacacttaatgAAAagtctcagacactgagtacaaacgaaAATCAACACAACATTTTCAGCTTAGTTGAAcaattgcaaagtgtcagcacatATAATGCAATTAAACATATTattttcaataaaagttaatttcttgtttctccaaattcctacgtgatacaagtagtctgaaattatatttgtgttcagcttcaagtggtctatcataaacaaaaaaactttctgaggaagcaacactgtCGAAAAAGTTTGCCCTCCAGTTTAATTAGTAAAAAAGTAGAATGGCAAAACAGATATTAAACATAAAATACCAAAATCTAGAAGACACACTAATTTGTCCTCTGCAGATTATACAACAGTTCAAAATGGCAAAGAGATTTCAACAAAGGAAATGACATTGCACTTACTCTGGTCTACTTTAGAAACTCATCCATGAGCTGAGGACACTACAGCAGCAATTACTTGCAGTGTCAGATGAAGACAGACAAATTCGTTTTTACAAAAATGGCGCTTTCTACTCTCTTGTCATTTTTTGAAAGCAAACGGACAACAATTCTAGTTATGTTGACTTCCCTGGCAACGGTGGCAGGACAGCAAGCATTTTCATTCTTTGCGTTCAAATGTCCGTGCAAACCAACGATTAATCTATATTATGGCCTGGCTTTTAGTACGGTTCCTGCCCTGGTGTTGCTGATAATCGGATTTTCCATTAACAGTCTGACCTGGAAACTAATAATGAGTTTAAGAAAAGGCTCAAGTTTATTGCGCAAAAATTGCAAGTTAATCTGTTACGTCCTTGTCAGCATAATTTTAACATCCCTGGTTGCCCCAGTAACCTGGATAGCTGTTACTCTTCTGAATGGCCTGTATTACAATTGTGCCATGAGTGAGTTTTTACCAGTTGACAGCTGGAATGTTTTTGAGAATATGAGTCTTCATGATCGGAAGATCATTCTTGCTCGCTTTCCCTGTCCAAAGGTGAAAATTACAGGGATAAAGAACATCAACGATCTAAGAACTGAAGGCAATAATATTCTTCTGTTTCAGTCACAGGTAGGCCAGATTCGCACAAATGTTTGCTTTACTTTGTAGTGTTAATGTTGATTCCAGGCAATAAAATTGCAGTAAGTCATTCATTTCTTAAACTACATATCTTTTTTTATTTAATCTGTACTTCTAATTATTCATTAAAGTTGCATTGCCAAGCTTAGCAAgcttataaaaataaataagtattgaGAGAAtgaattaaattaattaagttattaaaagtgaccagagcagcatttctaTACTAAGAAATATTACTGCTGAAATACTAACTCATGGTTTTATATCAcatagactagattactgcagtggactttttactggccttccagTTCAATTCATTCAGAACGCAGTTACTAGACTTTTAGACCACGATGAGGGAACATATCACTCCGTACCAGCTACTCTGCATTTACTTCCTTACTCTTTTAGAATCGATTTTAAAGTTCTTGTTTTTAAAGTTCTCAATGGTCTGGATCAGAGTATATCACAAAATCACATTTGTTTATAATCCTATTCAAGCTTCTTCCACTGGTCTCTTAAGTTTAAGCCATCTCTCTCAAAAGAAAATTGGCAGGTCAACTTTTCTTTTTGAACaatgctcctaaactgtggaactcaatatTAAAAACTATAAAGGATTCAGACTCAATTGACACTTTAAAGGCCAGCTTAAATCCAATTactttaaccttgcttttaactaatatAACATTGTCTTTTGTTTTTCTGTTTACATATCCTATTGTAAAGCATTTTGAACGACATTGTTTGTATGACAAGTGccctataaataagttattattattagcTTTTACATTCTCAGTTGATGAGATTTTGATAACACAATAGTGGCTACAGGAAGACTTAATTAAGTAACAGACTAGGTCCTGATTACAGGATAAATGGTTATCCATGGGTCTAATAACAAATCCAATTTTCTATTACACCAATGAGTGCATGCGATGGCATGCAAGTGAAATCTCTGAAACATGGGTATGGTTGTTGCTGCATTCCTTGTCTTTCATCATCATTACCATCATTAAATGTCATGTTGTGTGATGtagatgatcatggtctttctatgaccatgatcGTTCGTGGCATTTTTTTCCGCATAAGTGGTTTGctatcgccttcttctgggcagtgtctttacaagacggggactcccagacattatcaatactcttcaaaggttgtctgcctggcagaactaggacttgtgatgtgcagcagctgctcatatgaccacccaccacctgctcccaggcTAAGCAGGTGTACATCTTGATCAAGGGTGACCTGCtgactagtggagggaaggagtgccttactcctcctttggtagagctGTATTTCCCCCCA encodes the following:
- the LOC140210407 gene encoding calcium homeostasis modulator protein 4-like produces the protein MKTDKFVFTKMALSTLLSFFESKRTTILVMLTSLATVAGQQAFSFFAFKCPCKPTINLYYGLAFSTVPALVLLIIGFSINSLTWKLIMSLRKGSSLLRKNCKLICYVLVSIILTSLVAPVTWIAVTLLNGLYYNCAMSEFLPVDSWNVFENMSLHDRKIILARFPCPKVKITGIKNINDLRTEGNNILLFQSQVAGWILIACVTVAAFLTVCIPTFCSPLSFLHLSYWAQYIDNENTLFQETSKKHSQLLALKHIKKFFGFTSKEKEIKTICLPARKDWTTVSGIDMFTKVEDEFCQYSLLHTWADESTPSGQYISVDDVVA